One segment of Thermosynechococcus sp. HN-54 DNA contains the following:
- the thiO gene encoding glycine oxidase ThiO, whose protein sequence is MILGDEQRDILIIGGGTMGLAIAIELALRGARPTVLSRQFREAALHAAAGMLAPQAEGLPAGAMWNLCTASRNLYPTWIDKLEQLTGMDAGYWPCGILAPVTDERQRDRAHPMEPDSRWLDAPELANYQPGFADTVLGAWWFPQDGQVNTRNLAKVLVSAARILGVEVIEGVTVQRFQYSPQGQITALESDRGRWSAGIYILATGAWTQSLLPLPITPRKGQMLALKPPGQSLLNHVIFGDQLYLVPRRSGKVVVGATSENVGFQGGTTVAGLQGLLNRATAIVPELASYEVIDTWWGYRPATPDDLPILGQGPAANLYLATGHYRNGILLAPITAKLMANLILHQTGDRHLKAFSWQRFNVPAAVSV, encoded by the coding sequence ATGATCCTTGGGGATGAACAGCGAGACATTTTGATTATTGGTGGCGGCACCATGGGGCTGGCGATCGCCATCGAACTGGCATTGCGGGGGGCACGACCTACGGTTCTCAGCCGCCAGTTTCGGGAAGCAGCACTCCATGCGGCAGCGGGAATGTTAGCCCCCCAAGCAGAAGGCTTGCCGGCAGGCGCCATGTGGAATTTGTGTACGGCGAGCCGCAATCTCTACCCGACGTGGATTGATAAGCTTGAGCAACTGACGGGCATGGATGCGGGCTACTGGCCCTGTGGCATTTTGGCGCCGGTAACCGATGAGCGGCAGCGCGATCGCGCCCACCCCATGGAACCTGACAGTCGCTGGCTTGACGCTCCAGAATTAGCGAATTACCAGCCGGGCTTTGCTGACACTGTGCTAGGCGCTTGGTGGTTTCCCCAGGATGGTCAGGTGAATACCCGCAACTTGGCCAAGGTGTTGGTGAGCGCCGCTCGTATTCTTGGCGTCGAGGTCATTGAGGGGGTTACGGTTCAGCGGTTTCAGTACAGTCCCCAAGGGCAAATTACTGCCCTAGAGAGCGATCGCGGGCGTTGGTCAGCCGGCATCTACATTCTGGCGACCGGCGCTTGGACCCAAAGTTTGCTGCCCCTACCCATCACCCCACGCAAAGGCCAAATGCTGGCGCTTAAGCCGCCGGGGCAATCCCTGCTCAACCATGTGATCTTTGGCGATCAGCTCTATCTCGTGCCGCGCCGCTCTGGCAAAGTGGTGGTGGGTGCCACCAGTGAAAACGTGGGCTTCCAAGGGGGAACAACCGTTGCCGGACTCCAAGGGCTGCTGAACCGAGCCACGGCAATTGTTCCTGAACTGGCGAGCTATGAGGTGATTGATACCTGGTGGGGTTACCGTCCAGCCACCCCCGATGACTTACCCATTTTGGGTCAAGGGCCAGCGGCCAACCTTTACTTGGCAACAGGACACTACCGCAATGGCATTTTGCTTGCCCCAATTACAGCGAAGCTCATGGCCAACTTGATCCTGCATCAGACGGGCGATCGCCACCTCAAAGCCTTTTCGTGGCAGCGATTCAATGTTCCCGCGGCAGTCAGTGTCTAG
- the rpe gene encoding ribulose-phosphate 3-epimerase, which translates to MSAKPVVIAPSILSADFSRLGEEIQAVDRAGADWIHVDVMDGRFVPNITIGPLIVEAIRPLTQKPLDVHLMIVEPEKYVADFAKAGADIISVHAEHNASPHLHRTLCQIRELGKQAGVVLNPSSPLELIEYVLDVCDLVLIMSVNPGFGGQKFIPAVLPKIRRLRQLCEERGLDPWIEVDGGLKVDNTWQVLEAGANAIVAGSAVFKAPDYAAAIAGIRHSKRPSPELVTA; encoded by the coding sequence ATGAGTGCTAAGCCCGTCGTGATTGCTCCCTCTATTCTCTCTGCGGACTTCAGTCGCTTGGGTGAAGAGATCCAAGCGGTGGATCGGGCGGGAGCCGACTGGATCCATGTGGATGTCATGGATGGTCGTTTTGTTCCCAATATCACGATTGGGCCATTGATTGTTGAGGCGATTCGCCCCTTGACCCAAAAGCCCCTCGATGTGCACTTAATGATTGTCGAGCCAGAAAAATACGTGGCGGATTTTGCCAAAGCGGGGGCGGATATTATCTCTGTCCATGCGGAACACAATGCTTCCCCCCACCTGCATCGCACCCTCTGTCAAATCCGCGAACTGGGCAAACAGGCAGGGGTGGTGCTTAATCCCTCTAGCCCTCTTGAACTCATTGAGTACGTCCTCGATGTTTGTGACCTCGTCTTGATTATGAGTGTCAACCCCGGCTTTGGTGGCCAGAAGTTTATTCCAGCAGTACTACCGAAAATTCGGCGCCTACGGCAACTGTGCGAAGAGCGCGGCCTAGACCCATGGATTGAAGTGGATGGCGGTCTCAAGGTGGACAATACGTGGCAAGTCCTTGAAGCGGGTGCCAATGCCATTGTGGCGGGTTCAGCCGTCTTTAAGGCACCGGATTACGCTGCCGCGATCGCTGGCATCCGCCATAGCAAACGCCCTAGTCCTGAGTTGGTAACCGCCTAG
- the thiL gene encoding thiamine-phosphate kinase, translating to MLTLADCGELELIARLRPYCHRELIGDDAAVLSLPSGEQLVVSTDVLVEGVHFSLGMTDTPVTMTPVDVGWRSLAANLSDLAAMGALPLGLTVGLAAPRNCPVATIEGIYQGMATCAQAYGTSIIGGDTCRSSVLSLSITVLGSAPRERIIYRDRAKVGDVIVVTGLHGASRAGLECLLHPQWASTVPEELRQAWIQAHQRPQPRLDLVPWLHQHLPPSRIAGMDSSDGLAAAVLQICQASGVGAVLWAEQIPKVSHLDPQQALTWALYGGEDFELVLCVPRELATEVCTAAGNNAAMVGEIVPETTVQLQQAGKTLPLQPQQLFQHF from the coding sequence ATGCTCACCCTCGCCGACTGTGGCGAACTGGAATTGATTGCCCGCCTGCGCCCCTATTGCCACAGGGAATTGATTGGCGATGATGCAGCGGTTCTGTCGCTACCCTCCGGTGAACAACTCGTTGTGAGCACCGACGTGCTGGTGGAGGGGGTGCACTTTAGTTTGGGGATGACCGATACCCCGGTAACAATGACGCCGGTGGATGTGGGCTGGCGATCGCTGGCCGCCAATTTATCCGACCTTGCGGCCATGGGGGCATTGCCCTTGGGGTTAACGGTGGGTCTCGCGGCACCGCGCAACTGTCCTGTGGCAACCATTGAGGGCATTTACCAAGGGATGGCTACCTGTGCTCAGGCCTATGGCACTAGTATTATCGGTGGCGATACCTGTCGCTCTAGCGTTCTCAGTCTCAGCATCACGGTCTTGGGCAGTGCGCCTAGGGAACGGATTATTTATCGCGATCGCGCCAAAGTGGGGGATGTCATTGTCGTCACTGGTCTGCATGGCGCCTCCCGCGCCGGTTTAGAGTGCCTGCTGCATCCCCAATGGGCGAGCACTGTACCCGAAGAACTGCGGCAAGCATGGATCCAAGCCCATCAGCGCCCCCAACCTCGATTGGATCTGGTGCCATGGCTCCACCAACATCTCCCCCCCTCGCGGATTGCTGGCATGGATAGCAGTGATGGCCTTGCGGCGGCTGTCTTACAAATTTGTCAAGCAAGCGGGGTCGGTGCAGTCCTTTGGGCAGAGCAAATTCCCAAGGTGTCCCATCTCGATCCGCAGCAGGCGTTAACATGGGCGCTCTACGGGGGTGAAGATTTTGAGTTAGTCCTCTGTGTCCCCCGCGAACTAGCGACCGAGGTATGTACAGCAGCGGGGAACAATGCGGCAATGGTTGGAGAAATTGTCCCTGAAACCACCGTCCAGCTTCAGCAGGCGGGCAAAACCCTACCCTTGCAGCCCCAGCAACTCTTTCAGCACTTTTAG
- a CDS encoding universal stress protein, protein MYKKILVAVDDSELGEQVFQTALDLAQHYQAQMMLIHVLSPTNESYPDPIFTTPLASGVYVGLHEEVMRAYAEQWENFEQKGLDMLRNLTQIAIEKGVPTEFTQALGDAGRAICDLAKDWESDLIVLGRRGLKGLSEFFLGSVSNYVLHNAHCSVLTVQRRRD, encoded by the coding sequence ATGTATAAAAAAATTCTCGTTGCAGTTGACGACAGTGAACTGGGAGAACAGGTCTTTCAAACGGCGCTGGACTTGGCACAGCACTACCAAGCCCAGATGATGCTGATTCATGTGCTTTCACCCACCAATGAATCCTATCCCGACCCCATCTTTACCACCCCCTTGGCCTCTGGGGTATATGTGGGACTTCATGAGGAAGTGATGCGCGCCTATGCCGAGCAGTGGGAAAACTTTGAGCAAAAAGGCTTGGATATGCTGCGCAACCTCACCCAAATTGCCATTGAAAAGGGGGTACCCACAGAATTTACCCAAGCCCTAGGGGATGCGGGTCGTGCTATCTGTGATCTGGCCAAAGATTGGGAAAGTGATTTGATTGTGCTGGGGCGGCGAGGTCTCAAGGGGTTGAGCGAGTTTTTCCTTGGCAGTGTCAGCAACTATGTGCTCCACAATGCCCACTGTTCTGTGCTCACCGTTCAGCGTCGCCGTGATTGA
- a CDS encoding tRNA-(ms[2]io[6]A)-hydroxylase translates to MPTVLCSPFSVAVIETPVRIKCLVQPTRPEWVMQAIAHLDTILLDHSHCERKAASVAINLMFRYPSHKRLVDALTDIAQEELEHFRQVNQQLERRHIALAPLSAPPYASRLNAAVRPQEPDRFLDTLLVCALIEARSHERLQLLAQHCPDRELAEFFASLVTSEARHYGTYWYLAYEFFGQEAVENRLRKLATLESEILSTPYPLPRIHS, encoded by the coding sequence ATGCCCACTGTTCTGTGCTCACCGTTCAGCGTCGCCGTGATTGAGACTCCCGTTCGCATTAAGTGTCTTGTACAACCTACCCGTCCCGAGTGGGTGATGCAGGCGATCGCTCACTTGGATACCATTTTGCTCGATCACTCCCACTGTGAGCGCAAAGCTGCGAGTGTCGCCATTAACTTGATGTTTCGCTATCCTTCCCACAAGCGGTTGGTAGACGCCCTCACTGATATTGCCCAAGAAGAACTGGAGCATTTCCGCCAAGTCAATCAACAACTCGAACGCCGCCACATTGCCCTTGCGCCTCTGAGTGCGCCCCCCTATGCCTCTCGGCTGAATGCGGCTGTCCGCCCGCAGGAACCTGATCGCTTCCTAGATACCCTATTGGTTTGCGCGTTGATTGAAGCTCGCAGCCACGAGCGATTACAACTGTTGGCTCAGCATTGCCCAGATCGGGAACTGGCGGAATTCTTTGCCAGCCTCGTCACTTCTGAGGCACGTCACTATGGCACCTATTGGTACTTGGCCTATGAGTTCTTTGGTCAAGAGGCGGTTGAAAACCGTCTGCGGAAGCTAGCTACTCTTGAGAGTGAGATTCTCAGTACGCCCTACCCCTTGCCCCGGATTCACAGTTAG
- a CDS encoding TIGR02652 family protein, with protein sequence MISSGSHYPIFGPEIRCPHCRQVIPALTLTDTYLCPRHGPFEANAKTGELMHLQSGRIWRLWDGEWYRQHTHPDGIRFEIHDALDRLYTQGYRATKVIIAERYRDLFCAYLERSTPWRGPTDPQMLRLFGLPVEFSPPASQEERWDVINFDLEKEPGTPIRPPYFRMFD encoded by the coding sequence ATGATCTCATCCGGCTCTCACTACCCGATCTTTGGTCCTGAAATTCGTTGTCCCCACTGTCGGCAAGTCATTCCCGCCCTGACCCTCACCGATACGTACCTGTGCCCGCGCCACGGTCCTTTTGAAGCAAATGCCAAAACTGGAGAATTAATGCACCTGCAATCCGGTCGCATTTGGCGCCTCTGGGACGGCGAATGGTATCGCCAGCACACTCACCCCGACGGGATTCGCTTTGAAATCCACGATGCCCTCGATCGCCTCTACACCCAAGGCTACCGTGCCACCAAAGTCATTATTGCCGAACGCTATCGGGATCTCTTTTGTGCCTACCTCGAACGCAGTACCCCTTGGCGAGGCCCCACGGATCCGCAAATGCTGCGCCTCTTTGGTTTGCCCGTTGAGTTTAGCCCTCCCGCTAGCCAAGAAGAGCGCTGGGATGTGATTAACTTTGATCTCGAAAAAGAACCCGGCACCCCCATTCGCCCCCCCTATTTTCGGATGTTTGACTAG